The Manis javanica isolate MJ-LG chromosome 4, MJ_LKY, whole genome shotgun sequence genome contains a region encoding:
- the ALOX12 gene encoding polyunsaturated fatty acid lipoxygenase ALOX12 isoform X3: protein MGRYRIRVATGAWLFSGSYNRVQLWLVGARGEAELELQLRPARGQEEEFESDVPQDLGPLLFVKLRKHHWLVDDAWFCDRVTVQGPGTCAEAAFPCYRWVQGLGMLSLPEGTARLAGHNPLDMFQKHREKELKGRRQIYRWATWKEGLPLTIAAGCKDELPPNMRFHEDKRLDFEWTLKAGALEMVLKRAYTLLSPWDRLEDFDQIFWGQKSTLAEKVHQCWQDDELFGYQFLNGANPMLLRRSTSLPSRLVLPAGMEALGAQMEKEIRNGSLFEADFILLDGIPANIIRGEQQYLAAPLVMLKMEPSGKLLPMVIQIQPPKPSSPTPPLFLPSDPPFAWLLAKSWVRNSDFQLHQLQYHLLNTHLVAEVIAVATMRCLPELHPVFKLLIPHIRYTMEINTRARTQLISDGGIFDKAVSTGGGGHIQLLRRALAQLTYRSLCPPDHLADRGLLGIPTALYAQDALRLWEVTARYVEGIVHLFYHRDEVVRGDPELQAWCQEITELGLCQAQLRGFPVSFQSQNQLCHFLTMCIFTCTAQHGAINQGQLDWYAWVPNAPCTMRMPPPTTKEDVTIATVMGSLPDIRQACLQMTITWHLGRRQPDMVPLGHHKEKYFSGPKAKAVLSQFQTDLENLEREITARNEQLDLPYEYLKPSHIENSVTI, encoded by the exons GAGGAGGAGTTTGAGAGCGACGTTCCCCAGGACCTGGGGCCCCTGCTCTTCGTGAAGTTACGCAAACACCACTGGCTTGTGGACGACGCGTGGTTCTGCGACCGCGTCACGGTGCAGGGCCCCGGAACCTGCGCCGAGGCCGCCTTCCCGTGCTACCGCTGGGTGCAGGGCCTGGGCATGCTGAGCCTGCCCGAGGGCACCG CCCGCCTGGCAGGACACAATCCACTGGACATGTTCCAGAAGCATCGAGAGAAGGAACTGAAGGGAAGACGACAGATATACCG CTGGGCCACCTGGAAGGAAGGGCTACCCCTGACAATAGCTGCAGGGTGTAAGGATGAACTGCCCCCAAATATGAGATTCCATGAGGACAAAAGACTGGACTTTGAATGGACACTGAAGGCAGG AGCTCTGGAGATGGTCCTCAAACGAGCTTACACCCTTCTGAGCCCCTGGGACCGCCTGGAGGATTTTGATCAGATCTTCTGGGGCCAGAAGAGCACCCTGGCTG AGAAGGTTCACCAGTGCTGGCAGGATGATGAGCTTTTTGGCTACCAGTTCCTCAATGGCGCCAACCCCATGCTGTTGAGACGCtccacctccctgccctcccgGCTAGTGCTGCCTGCGGGAATGGAAGCGCTTGGGgcccagatggagaaagaaatcCGG AATGGTTCCCTGTTTGAGGCTGACTTCATCCTTCTGGATGGAATTCCAGCCAACATCATCCGAGGGGAGCAGCAGTACCTGGCTGCCCCCTTGGTCATGCTGAAGATGGAACCCAGTGGGAAGCTGCTACCTATGGTCATCCAG aTCCAGCCTCCTAAACCCAGCTCCCCGACCCCACCACTGTTCCTGCCCTCAGATCCCCCATTTGCCTGGCTCCTGGCAAAGTCCTGGGTCCGAAATTCAGATTTCCAGCTGCACCAGCTCCAGTATCATCTGCTGAACACTCACCTGGTGGCTGAAGTCATTGCCGTGGCCACCATGAGGTGCCTCCCAGAGCTGCACCCTGTCTTCAAG CTCCTGATCCCGCACATCCGCTACACCATGGAAATCAACACCCGGGCACGGACCCAACTCATCTCAGATGGAGGCATATTTGATAAA GCGGTGAGCACAGGTGGAGGGGGCCACATACAGCTGCTTCGTCGGGCCTTGGCTCAGCTGACCTACCGCTCCCTCTGTCCCCCTGACCACCTGGCTGATCGGGGCCTGCTGGGAATCCCCACTGCTCTCTATGCCCAGGATGCTTTACGGCTCTGGGAGGTCACTGCCCG GTATGTGGAGGGGATCGTCCACCTCTTCTACCACAGGGACGAGGTCGTGAGAGGGGACCCTGAGCTGCAGGCCTGGTGTCAGGAGATCACTGAGCTGGGGCTGTGCCAGGCCCAGCTCCGAG GTTTCCCTGTCTCCTTCCAGTCCCAGAATCAACTCTGCCATTTCCTTACCATGTGTATCTTCACGTGCACTGCCCAGCATGGGGCcatcaaccagggccag CTGGACTGGTATGCCTGGGTTCCAAATGCCCCGTGCACAATGCGGatgcccccacccaccaccaaggAAGATGTGACAATCGCTACAGTGATGGGCTCACTACCTGACATCCGACAGGCTTGTCTTCAAATGACCATCACATGGCATCTGGGTCGCCGCCAGCCAGACATG gtGCCTCTGGGGCATCACAAAGAAAAGTATTTCTCAGGTCCTAAGGCCAAGGCTGTACTAAGCCAATTCCAAACAGATTTGGAAAATTTGGAAAGAGAGATTACAGCCCGGAATGAACAACTTGACCTACCCTATGAATACCTGAAGCCCAGTCACATAGAGAACAGTGTCACTATCTGA
- the ALOX12 gene encoding polyunsaturated fatty acid lipoxygenase ALOX12 isoform X1, with protein sequence MLRGRQPQSPAATGTPAQGSAGRTSADCLRGQAHGASAKSPPLRAPTLRPPPQPAKEQPLTLAAAKSRGLRPPQEEEFESDVPQDLGPLLFVKLRKHHWLVDDAWFCDRVTVQGPGTCAEAAFPCYRWVQGLGMLSLPEGTARLAGHNPLDMFQKHREKELKGRRQIYRWATWKEGLPLTIAAGCKDELPPNMRFHEDKRLDFEWTLKAGALEMVLKRAYTLLSPWDRLEDFDQIFWGQKSTLAEKVHQCWQDDELFGYQFLNGANPMLLRRSTSLPSRLVLPAGMEALGAQMEKEIRNGSLFEADFILLDGIPANIIRGEQQYLAAPLVMLKMEPSGKLLPMVIQIQPPKPSSPTPPLFLPSDPPFAWLLAKSWVRNSDFQLHQLQYHLLNTHLVAEVIAVATMRCLPELHPVFKLLIPHIRYTMEINTRARTQLISDGGIFDKAVSTGGGGHIQLLRRALAQLTYRSLCPPDHLADRGLLGIPTALYAQDALRLWEVTARYVEGIVHLFYHRDEVVRGDPELQAWCQEITELGLCQAQLRGFPVSFQSQNQLCHFLTMCIFTCTAQHGAINQGQLDWYAWVPNAPCTMRMPPPTTKEDVTIATVMGSLPDIRQACLQMTITWHLGRRQPDMVPLGHHKEKYFSGPKAKAVLSQFQTDLENLEREITARNEQLDLPYEYLKPSHIENSVTI encoded by the exons ATGCTGCGTGGTCGGCAACCCCAGTCCCCTGCGGCCACCGGGACCCCCGCGCAGGGGTCCGCAGGCAGGACGAGCGCAGACTGCCTCAGAGGCCAGGCCCACGGAGCCTCGGCCAAGTCCCCGCCTCTCCGCGCGCCCACCCTCAGGCCCCCGCCCCAGCCCGCCAAAGAACAGCCTCTCACTCTCGCCGCCGCTAAATCCCGCGGGCTCCGGCCCCCACAGGAGGAGGAGTTTGAGAGCGACGTTCCCCAGGACCTGGGGCCCCTGCTCTTCGTGAAGTTACGCAAACACCACTGGCTTGTGGACGACGCGTGGTTCTGCGACCGCGTCACGGTGCAGGGCCCCGGAACCTGCGCCGAGGCCGCCTTCCCGTGCTACCGCTGGGTGCAGGGCCTGGGCATGCTGAGCCTGCCCGAGGGCACCG CCCGCCTGGCAGGACACAATCCACTGGACATGTTCCAGAAGCATCGAGAGAAGGAACTGAAGGGAAGACGACAGATATACCG CTGGGCCACCTGGAAGGAAGGGCTACCCCTGACAATAGCTGCAGGGTGTAAGGATGAACTGCCCCCAAATATGAGATTCCATGAGGACAAAAGACTGGACTTTGAATGGACACTGAAGGCAGG AGCTCTGGAGATGGTCCTCAAACGAGCTTACACCCTTCTGAGCCCCTGGGACCGCCTGGAGGATTTTGATCAGATCTTCTGGGGCCAGAAGAGCACCCTGGCTG AGAAGGTTCACCAGTGCTGGCAGGATGATGAGCTTTTTGGCTACCAGTTCCTCAATGGCGCCAACCCCATGCTGTTGAGACGCtccacctccctgccctcccgGCTAGTGCTGCCTGCGGGAATGGAAGCGCTTGGGgcccagatggagaaagaaatcCGG AATGGTTCCCTGTTTGAGGCTGACTTCATCCTTCTGGATGGAATTCCAGCCAACATCATCCGAGGGGAGCAGCAGTACCTGGCTGCCCCCTTGGTCATGCTGAAGATGGAACCCAGTGGGAAGCTGCTACCTATGGTCATCCAG aTCCAGCCTCCTAAACCCAGCTCCCCGACCCCACCACTGTTCCTGCCCTCAGATCCCCCATTTGCCTGGCTCCTGGCAAAGTCCTGGGTCCGAAATTCAGATTTCCAGCTGCACCAGCTCCAGTATCATCTGCTGAACACTCACCTGGTGGCTGAAGTCATTGCCGTGGCCACCATGAGGTGCCTCCCAGAGCTGCACCCTGTCTTCAAG CTCCTGATCCCGCACATCCGCTACACCATGGAAATCAACACCCGGGCACGGACCCAACTCATCTCAGATGGAGGCATATTTGATAAA GCGGTGAGCACAGGTGGAGGGGGCCACATACAGCTGCTTCGTCGGGCCTTGGCTCAGCTGACCTACCGCTCCCTCTGTCCCCCTGACCACCTGGCTGATCGGGGCCTGCTGGGAATCCCCACTGCTCTCTATGCCCAGGATGCTTTACGGCTCTGGGAGGTCACTGCCCG GTATGTGGAGGGGATCGTCCACCTCTTCTACCACAGGGACGAGGTCGTGAGAGGGGACCCTGAGCTGCAGGCCTGGTGTCAGGAGATCACTGAGCTGGGGCTGTGCCAGGCCCAGCTCCGAG GTTTCCCTGTCTCCTTCCAGTCCCAGAATCAACTCTGCCATTTCCTTACCATGTGTATCTTCACGTGCACTGCCCAGCATGGGGCcatcaaccagggccag CTGGACTGGTATGCCTGGGTTCCAAATGCCCCGTGCACAATGCGGatgcccccacccaccaccaaggAAGATGTGACAATCGCTACAGTGATGGGCTCACTACCTGACATCCGACAGGCTTGTCTTCAAATGACCATCACATGGCATCTGGGTCGCCGCCAGCCAGACATG gtGCCTCTGGGGCATCACAAAGAAAAGTATTTCTCAGGTCCTAAGGCCAAGGCTGTACTAAGCCAATTCCAAACAGATTTGGAAAATTTGGAAAGAGAGATTACAGCCCGGAATGAACAACTTGACCTACCCTATGAATACCTGAAGCCCAGTCACATAGAGAACAGTGTCACTATCTGA
- the ALOX12 gene encoding polyunsaturated fatty acid lipoxygenase ALOX12 isoform X5, translating into MGRYRIRVATGAWLFSGSYNRVQLWLVGARGEAELELQLRPARGQEEEFESDVPQDLGPLLFVKLRKHHWLVDDAWFCDRVTVQGPGTCAEAAFPCYRWVQGLGMLSLPEGTARLAGHNPLDMFQKHREKELKGRRQIYRWATWKEGLPLTIAAGCKDELPPNMRFHEDKRLDFEWTLKAGALEMVLKRAYTLLSPWDRLEDFDQIFWGQKSTLAEKVHQCWQDDELFGYQFLNGANPMLLRRSTSLPSRLVLPAGMEALGAQMEKEIRNGSLFEADFILLDGIPANIIRGEQQYLAAPLVMLKMEPSGKLLPMVIQIQPPKPSSPTPPLFLPSDPPFAWLLAKSWVRNSDFQLHQLQYHLLNTHLVAEVIAVATMRCLPELHPVFKAVSTGGGGHIQLLRRALAQLTYRSLCPPDHLADRGLLGIPTALYAQDALRLWEVTARYVEGIVHLFYHRDEVVRGDPELQAWCQEITELGLCQAQLRGFPVSFQSQNQLCHFLTMCIFTCTAQHGAINQGQLDWYAWVPNAPCTMRMPPPTTKEDVTIATVMGSLPDIRQACLQMTITWHLGRRQPDMVPLGHHKEKYFSGPKAKAVLSQFQTDLENLEREITARNEQLDLPYEYLKPSHIENSVTI; encoded by the exons GAGGAGGAGTTTGAGAGCGACGTTCCCCAGGACCTGGGGCCCCTGCTCTTCGTGAAGTTACGCAAACACCACTGGCTTGTGGACGACGCGTGGTTCTGCGACCGCGTCACGGTGCAGGGCCCCGGAACCTGCGCCGAGGCCGCCTTCCCGTGCTACCGCTGGGTGCAGGGCCTGGGCATGCTGAGCCTGCCCGAGGGCACCG CCCGCCTGGCAGGACACAATCCACTGGACATGTTCCAGAAGCATCGAGAGAAGGAACTGAAGGGAAGACGACAGATATACCG CTGGGCCACCTGGAAGGAAGGGCTACCCCTGACAATAGCTGCAGGGTGTAAGGATGAACTGCCCCCAAATATGAGATTCCATGAGGACAAAAGACTGGACTTTGAATGGACACTGAAGGCAGG AGCTCTGGAGATGGTCCTCAAACGAGCTTACACCCTTCTGAGCCCCTGGGACCGCCTGGAGGATTTTGATCAGATCTTCTGGGGCCAGAAGAGCACCCTGGCTG AGAAGGTTCACCAGTGCTGGCAGGATGATGAGCTTTTTGGCTACCAGTTCCTCAATGGCGCCAACCCCATGCTGTTGAGACGCtccacctccctgccctcccgGCTAGTGCTGCCTGCGGGAATGGAAGCGCTTGGGgcccagatggagaaagaaatcCGG AATGGTTCCCTGTTTGAGGCTGACTTCATCCTTCTGGATGGAATTCCAGCCAACATCATCCGAGGGGAGCAGCAGTACCTGGCTGCCCCCTTGGTCATGCTGAAGATGGAACCCAGTGGGAAGCTGCTACCTATGGTCATCCAG aTCCAGCCTCCTAAACCCAGCTCCCCGACCCCACCACTGTTCCTGCCCTCAGATCCCCCATTTGCCTGGCTCCTGGCAAAGTCCTGGGTCCGAAATTCAGATTTCCAGCTGCACCAGCTCCAGTATCATCTGCTGAACACTCACCTGGTGGCTGAAGTCATTGCCGTGGCCACCATGAGGTGCCTCCCAGAGCTGCACCCTGTCTTCAAG GCGGTGAGCACAGGTGGAGGGGGCCACATACAGCTGCTTCGTCGGGCCTTGGCTCAGCTGACCTACCGCTCCCTCTGTCCCCCTGACCACCTGGCTGATCGGGGCCTGCTGGGAATCCCCACTGCTCTCTATGCCCAGGATGCTTTACGGCTCTGGGAGGTCACTGCCCG GTATGTGGAGGGGATCGTCCACCTCTTCTACCACAGGGACGAGGTCGTGAGAGGGGACCCTGAGCTGCAGGCCTGGTGTCAGGAGATCACTGAGCTGGGGCTGTGCCAGGCCCAGCTCCGAG GTTTCCCTGTCTCCTTCCAGTCCCAGAATCAACTCTGCCATTTCCTTACCATGTGTATCTTCACGTGCACTGCCCAGCATGGGGCcatcaaccagggccag CTGGACTGGTATGCCTGGGTTCCAAATGCCCCGTGCACAATGCGGatgcccccacccaccaccaaggAAGATGTGACAATCGCTACAGTGATGGGCTCACTACCTGACATCCGACAGGCTTGTCTTCAAATGACCATCACATGGCATCTGGGTCGCCGCCAGCCAGACATG gtGCCTCTGGGGCATCACAAAGAAAAGTATTTCTCAGGTCCTAAGGCCAAGGCTGTACTAAGCCAATTCCAAACAGATTTGGAAAATTTGGAAAGAGAGATTACAGCCCGGAATGAACAACTTGACCTACCCTATGAATACCTGAAGCCCAGTCACATAGAGAACAGTGTCACTATCTGA
- the ALOX12 gene encoding polyunsaturated fatty acid lipoxygenase ALOX12 isoform X8 — MLSLPEGTARLAGHNPLDMFQKHREKELKGRRQIYRWATWKEGLPLTIAAGCKDELPPNMRFHEDKRLDFEWTLKAGALEMVLKRAYTLLSPWDRLEDFDQIFWGQKSTLAEKVHQCWQDDELFGYQFLNGANPMLLRRSTSLPSRLVLPAGMEALGAQMEKEIRNGSLFEADFILLDGIPANIIRGEQQYLAAPLVMLKMEPSGKLLPMVIQIQPPKPSSPTPPLFLPSDPPFAWLLAKSWVRNSDFQLHQLQYHLLNTHLVAEVIAVATMRCLPELHPVFKLLIPHIRYTMEINTRARTQLISDGGIFDKAVSTGGGGHIQLLRRALAQLTYRSLCPPDHLADRGLLGIPTALYAQDALRLWEVTARYVEGIVHLFYHRDEVVRGDPELQAWCQEITELGLCQAQLRGFPVSFQSQNQLCHFLTMCIFTCTAQHGAINQGQLDWYAWVPNAPCTMRMPPPTTKEDVTIATVMGSLPDIRQACLQMTITWHLGRRQPDMVPLGHHKEKYFSGPKAKAVLSQFQTDLENLEREITARNEQLDLPYEYLKPSHIENSVTI, encoded by the exons ATGCTGAGCCTGCCCGAGGGCACCG CCCGCCTGGCAGGACACAATCCACTGGACATGTTCCAGAAGCATCGAGAGAAGGAACTGAAGGGAAGACGACAGATATACCG CTGGGCCACCTGGAAGGAAGGGCTACCCCTGACAATAGCTGCAGGGTGTAAGGATGAACTGCCCCCAAATATGAGATTCCATGAGGACAAAAGACTGGACTTTGAATGGACACTGAAGGCAGG AGCTCTGGAGATGGTCCTCAAACGAGCTTACACCCTTCTGAGCCCCTGGGACCGCCTGGAGGATTTTGATCAGATCTTCTGGGGCCAGAAGAGCACCCTGGCTG AGAAGGTTCACCAGTGCTGGCAGGATGATGAGCTTTTTGGCTACCAGTTCCTCAATGGCGCCAACCCCATGCTGTTGAGACGCtccacctccctgccctcccgGCTAGTGCTGCCTGCGGGAATGGAAGCGCTTGGGgcccagatggagaaagaaatcCGG AATGGTTCCCTGTTTGAGGCTGACTTCATCCTTCTGGATGGAATTCCAGCCAACATCATCCGAGGGGAGCAGCAGTACCTGGCTGCCCCCTTGGTCATGCTGAAGATGGAACCCAGTGGGAAGCTGCTACCTATGGTCATCCAG aTCCAGCCTCCTAAACCCAGCTCCCCGACCCCACCACTGTTCCTGCCCTCAGATCCCCCATTTGCCTGGCTCCTGGCAAAGTCCTGGGTCCGAAATTCAGATTTCCAGCTGCACCAGCTCCAGTATCATCTGCTGAACACTCACCTGGTGGCTGAAGTCATTGCCGTGGCCACCATGAGGTGCCTCCCAGAGCTGCACCCTGTCTTCAAG CTCCTGATCCCGCACATCCGCTACACCATGGAAATCAACACCCGGGCACGGACCCAACTCATCTCAGATGGAGGCATATTTGATAAA GCGGTGAGCACAGGTGGAGGGGGCCACATACAGCTGCTTCGTCGGGCCTTGGCTCAGCTGACCTACCGCTCCCTCTGTCCCCCTGACCACCTGGCTGATCGGGGCCTGCTGGGAATCCCCACTGCTCTCTATGCCCAGGATGCTTTACGGCTCTGGGAGGTCACTGCCCG GTATGTGGAGGGGATCGTCCACCTCTTCTACCACAGGGACGAGGTCGTGAGAGGGGACCCTGAGCTGCAGGCCTGGTGTCAGGAGATCACTGAGCTGGGGCTGTGCCAGGCCCAGCTCCGAG GTTTCCCTGTCTCCTTCCAGTCCCAGAATCAACTCTGCCATTTCCTTACCATGTGTATCTTCACGTGCACTGCCCAGCATGGGGCcatcaaccagggccag CTGGACTGGTATGCCTGGGTTCCAAATGCCCCGTGCACAATGCGGatgcccccacccaccaccaaggAAGATGTGACAATCGCTACAGTGATGGGCTCACTACCTGACATCCGACAGGCTTGTCTTCAAATGACCATCACATGGCATCTGGGTCGCCGCCAGCCAGACATG gtGCCTCTGGGGCATCACAAAGAAAAGTATTTCTCAGGTCCTAAGGCCAAGGCTGTACTAAGCCAATTCCAAACAGATTTGGAAAATTTGGAAAGAGAGATTACAGCCCGGAATGAACAACTTGACCTACCCTATGAATACCTGAAGCCCAGTCACATAGAGAACAGTGTCACTATCTGA
- the ALOX12 gene encoding polyunsaturated fatty acid lipoxygenase ALOX12 isoform X2 translates to MLRGRQPQSPAATGTPAQGSAGRTSADCLRGQAHGASAKSPPLRAPTLRPPPQPAKEQPLTLAAAKSRGLRPPQEEEFESDVPQDLGPLLFVKLRKHHWLVDDAWFCDRVTVQGPGTCAEAAFPCYRWVQGLGMLSLPEGTARLAGHNPLDMFQKHREKELKGRRQIYRWATWKEGLPLTIAAGCKDELPPNMRFHEDKRLDFEWTLKAGALEMVLKRAYTLLSPWDRLEDFDQIFWGQKSTLAEKVHQCWQDDELFGYQFLNGANPMLLRRSTSLPSRLVLPAGMEALGAQMEKEIRNGSLFEADFILLDGIPANIIRGEQQYLAAPLVMLKMEPSGKLLPMVIQIQPPKPSSPTPPLFLPSDPPFAWLLAKSWVRNSDFQLHQLQYHLLNTHLVAEVIAVATMRCLPELHPVFKLLIPHIRYTMEINTRARTQLISDGGIFDKAVSTGGGGHIQLLRRALAQLTYRSLCPPDHLADRGLLGIPTALYAQDALRLWEVTARDEVVRGDPELQAWCQEITELGLCQAQLRGFPVSFQSQNQLCHFLTMCIFTCTAQHGAINQGQLDWYAWVPNAPCTMRMPPPTTKEDVTIATVMGSLPDIRQACLQMTITWHLGRRQPDMVPLGHHKEKYFSGPKAKAVLSQFQTDLENLEREITARNEQLDLPYEYLKPSHIENSVTI, encoded by the exons ATGCTGCGTGGTCGGCAACCCCAGTCCCCTGCGGCCACCGGGACCCCCGCGCAGGGGTCCGCAGGCAGGACGAGCGCAGACTGCCTCAGAGGCCAGGCCCACGGAGCCTCGGCCAAGTCCCCGCCTCTCCGCGCGCCCACCCTCAGGCCCCCGCCCCAGCCCGCCAAAGAACAGCCTCTCACTCTCGCCGCCGCTAAATCCCGCGGGCTCCGGCCCCCACAGGAGGAGGAGTTTGAGAGCGACGTTCCCCAGGACCTGGGGCCCCTGCTCTTCGTGAAGTTACGCAAACACCACTGGCTTGTGGACGACGCGTGGTTCTGCGACCGCGTCACGGTGCAGGGCCCCGGAACCTGCGCCGAGGCCGCCTTCCCGTGCTACCGCTGGGTGCAGGGCCTGGGCATGCTGAGCCTGCCCGAGGGCACCG CCCGCCTGGCAGGACACAATCCACTGGACATGTTCCAGAAGCATCGAGAGAAGGAACTGAAGGGAAGACGACAGATATACCG CTGGGCCACCTGGAAGGAAGGGCTACCCCTGACAATAGCTGCAGGGTGTAAGGATGAACTGCCCCCAAATATGAGATTCCATGAGGACAAAAGACTGGACTTTGAATGGACACTGAAGGCAGG AGCTCTGGAGATGGTCCTCAAACGAGCTTACACCCTTCTGAGCCCCTGGGACCGCCTGGAGGATTTTGATCAGATCTTCTGGGGCCAGAAGAGCACCCTGGCTG AGAAGGTTCACCAGTGCTGGCAGGATGATGAGCTTTTTGGCTACCAGTTCCTCAATGGCGCCAACCCCATGCTGTTGAGACGCtccacctccctgccctcccgGCTAGTGCTGCCTGCGGGAATGGAAGCGCTTGGGgcccagatggagaaagaaatcCGG AATGGTTCCCTGTTTGAGGCTGACTTCATCCTTCTGGATGGAATTCCAGCCAACATCATCCGAGGGGAGCAGCAGTACCTGGCTGCCCCCTTGGTCATGCTGAAGATGGAACCCAGTGGGAAGCTGCTACCTATGGTCATCCAG aTCCAGCCTCCTAAACCCAGCTCCCCGACCCCACCACTGTTCCTGCCCTCAGATCCCCCATTTGCCTGGCTCCTGGCAAAGTCCTGGGTCCGAAATTCAGATTTCCAGCTGCACCAGCTCCAGTATCATCTGCTGAACACTCACCTGGTGGCTGAAGTCATTGCCGTGGCCACCATGAGGTGCCTCCCAGAGCTGCACCCTGTCTTCAAG CTCCTGATCCCGCACATCCGCTACACCATGGAAATCAACACCCGGGCACGGACCCAACTCATCTCAGATGGAGGCATATTTGATAAA GCGGTGAGCACAGGTGGAGGGGGCCACATACAGCTGCTTCGTCGGGCCTTGGCTCAGCTGACCTACCGCTCCCTCTGTCCCCCTGACCACCTGGCTGATCGGGGCCTGCTGGGAATCCCCACTGCTCTCTATGCCCAGGATGCTTTACGGCTCTGGGAGGTCACTGCCCG GGACGAGGTCGTGAGAGGGGACCCTGAGCTGCAGGCCTGGTGTCAGGAGATCACTGAGCTGGGGCTGTGCCAGGCCCAGCTCCGAG GTTTCCCTGTCTCCTTCCAGTCCCAGAATCAACTCTGCCATTTCCTTACCATGTGTATCTTCACGTGCACTGCCCAGCATGGGGCcatcaaccagggccag CTGGACTGGTATGCCTGGGTTCCAAATGCCCCGTGCACAATGCGGatgcccccacccaccaccaaggAAGATGTGACAATCGCTACAGTGATGGGCTCACTACCTGACATCCGACAGGCTTGTCTTCAAATGACCATCACATGGCATCTGGGTCGCCGCCAGCCAGACATG gtGCCTCTGGGGCATCACAAAGAAAAGTATTTCTCAGGTCCTAAGGCCAAGGCTGTACTAAGCCAATTCCAAACAGATTTGGAAAATTTGGAAAGAGAGATTACAGCCCGGAATGAACAACTTGACCTACCCTATGAATACCTGAAGCCCAGTCACATAGAGAACAGTGTCACTATCTGA